From Marivirga harenae, one genomic window encodes:
- a CDS encoding acyltransferase family protein, translating to MLKERRYDIDWLRVIAIGLLLIYHIAIGFQPWGVFIGFIQNDKSLEWIWTPMSMLNVWRIPLLFFVSGMGVYFAIQRRSWKGLLLERSKRILLPFIFGMFVIVPLHVWLWQYYYHQDLSFMLNPAHLWFLGNIFIYVLIFTPLFFYLKSKQQSKLFSALNKFMAKPIALLVLMIPFIAEGLLVQPENFELYAMTPHGFWLGMLAFLTGFLCVYSGQNFWQNVTKLRWVTLAIAFTLYLLRIQGFTTDLLNYLIPVESNLWIFTVFGFGHKYLNHPSKALTYLSSAAYPIYIIHMFFLYLASLVIFPLGIHPFAKLVAVILATFAGCFISFEFLIRRISWIGPLFGSKEKLSSRKNSIAGEKEIRLGKL from the coding sequence GCTATTGGTTTATTGTTAATATACCATATAGCAATTGGCTTTCAGCCATGGGGTGTGTTTATTGGTTTTATTCAGAATGACAAGTCATTAGAATGGATTTGGACTCCTATGTCCATGCTTAATGTCTGGAGAATTCCTTTGTTATTCTTTGTTTCTGGAATGGGCGTCTATTTTGCTATTCAAAGACGCAGTTGGAAAGGATTACTGTTAGAAAGATCAAAGCGGATTTTGCTACCATTCATTTTTGGGATGTTTGTAATTGTTCCTTTACATGTTTGGCTATGGCAATACTACTATCATCAGGACTTATCTTTTATGCTAAATCCTGCTCATCTATGGTTTTTGGGTAACATATTTATATATGTCCTGATTTTCACACCATTGTTCTTTTACTTGAAGAGTAAACAGCAGAGCAAGTTATTTTCAGCATTGAATAAATTCATGGCAAAACCCATAGCGCTCTTAGTTTTAATGATTCCCTTTATTGCAGAAGGGCTATTGGTACAACCTGAAAACTTCGAGCTTTATGCGATGACACCTCATGGTTTTTGGTTAGGAATGCTTGCTTTTTTGACTGGGTTTTTATGTGTTTATTCAGGGCAAAATTTCTGGCAGAATGTTACCAAATTAAGATGGGTAACACTGGCAATTGCTTTTACCTTATATCTTTTGCGGATACAAGGATTCACAACCGATCTATTGAATTACCTCATCCCAGTGGAATCTAATTTATGGATATTTACGGTCTTCGGATTTGGTCACAAATATTTAAATCACCCAAGCAAGGCACTAACCTATTTAAGCAGTGCGGCCTATCCGATCTACATAATTCATATGTTTTTTCTGTATCTAGCTTCTTTGGTAATTTTCCCATTAGGTATTCATCCTTTTGCGAAATTAGTTGCAGTTATCTTAGCTACTTTCGCAGGATGCTTTATAAGCTTTGAGTTTCTCATAAGAAGGATTAGTTGGATTGGACCACTTTTTGGCTCGAAAGAAAAGTTAAGCTCTCGTAAAAATTCAATTGCTGGAGAAAAGGAAATAAGATTAGGGAAGTTATGA